Proteins encoded together in one Anoxybacillus flavithermus window:
- the istA gene encoding IS21 family transposase produces the protein MITRGEFFMIKEMYERGMNISDIARELGIDRKTVRKYIHSPNPPSKSKRKQRKSKLDPFKDYLQKRMLEDGVFNSEKLFFEIRQQGYTGGKTILKDYIKPFRETAKKKYTVRYETLPGEQMQVDWKEVGEVVIEGRKVKLSLFVATLGYSRMKYAVFTTSQDQEHLMECLIQSFKYFGGVPKKVLFDNMKTVTDGREQGVVKWNQRFSEFAGYYGFIPKACRPYRAQTKGKVERAIQYIMDHFYVGTAFESVEELNSLLLRWLDQVANRKPNATTGIPPQERWAEEQLKPLPVKDYDTSYLSYRKVHWDGSFSYKGEQWLLSVEYAGKEILVKERLNGDIHLFYRGEEISYLDQQKKAISFAEKIKKKQTKMAATISPVSVEVATRPLSVYDAFLRGESS, from the coding sequence ATGATCACGAGAGGGGAATTTTTTATGATCAAAGAGATGTATGAAAGGGGAATGAATATTTCCGATATTGCGAGGGAATTGGGGATCGATCGGAAAACCGTTCGAAAATATATTCACTCCCCCAATCCTCCTTCCAAATCTAAGCGGAAACAGAGAAAAAGCAAGTTAGATCCATTTAAAGACTACCTTCAAAAAAGAATGTTAGAGGATGGGGTGTTTAACAGCGAAAAATTGTTTTTCGAAATTCGACAACAAGGTTACACAGGAGGAAAAACAATTTTAAAGGACTATATAAAACCTTTCCGGGAGACGGCGAAAAAGAAATACACCGTTCGCTATGAAACACTCCCTGGCGAACAAATGCAAGTCGATTGGAAAGAAGTCGGGGAGGTCGTGATCGAAGGGAGAAAAGTCAAGTTATCGCTATTTGTGGCCACATTAGGCTATTCACGGATGAAATACGCGGTATTTACGACCAGCCAAGATCAGGAGCACTTAATGGAATGCCTGATTCAAAGTTTTAAGTACTTTGGCGGGGTTCCGAAGAAGGTGTTATTTGACAATATGAAAACCGTTACGGACGGACGGGAACAAGGAGTGGTGAAATGGAATCAACGTTTCTCTGAATTTGCGGGTTATTACGGATTTATTCCCAAAGCGTGCCGGCCTTACCGGGCCCAGACAAAAGGAAAAGTGGAACGAGCCATTCAGTATATCATGGACCACTTTTACGTGGGAACCGCATTTGAAAGTGTGGAAGAGCTCAATTCCCTGCTTCTTCGCTGGCTTGATCAAGTGGCGAATCGGAAGCCAAACGCCACTACCGGTATTCCCCCGCAAGAACGTTGGGCAGAGGAACAGCTCAAACCTCTCCCAGTGAAAGATTACGATACGAGCTATCTTTCCTATCGAAAAGTGCATTGGGATGGCAGTTTCTCTTATAAAGGGGAACAATGGCTCCTATCAGTGGAGTATGCGGGGAAAGAAATTCTGGTGAAAGAGCGATTGAATGGGGATATTCACTTGTTCTATCGAGGGGAGGAGATTTCTTACTTGGACCAACAGAAAAAAGCAATTTCATTCGCGGAAAAAATAAAAAAGAAACAGACGAAAATGGCGGCCACCATTTCGCCTGTTTCGGTGGAAGTGGCTACTCGCCCATTGTCCGTTTATGACGCGTTCCTGCGAGGGGAAAGCTCATGA
- a CDS encoding dicarboxylate/amino acid:cation symporter, with product MGFNINIENSKHPDKVEHVIKFFNGFSKIMFRLTKMVLKLTPYGVFGLIANVSAKYGLDTLLPLGSFIVTVYIACLVHLLFTYGGLVFLIGKINPFIFFKRVYPAMVVAFTSRSSYGTLPVTLEVIIQRLKVPEKIAHFVAPLGATINMDGCGGLYPAIVAVFVSSIYGIDLSITQYILIIAISTIATIGTAGVPGTASVMTTVVLSSVGLPVEGLALVIGVDAIVDMARTTVNVTGDTVVSLLVAKSEKELDEETFYNAKDLDLIKDI from the coding sequence ATCGGCTTTAACATAAATATAGAGAACAGCAAACATCCTGACAAAGTTGAACATGTTATAAAGTTCTTTAACGGTTTTTCGAAAATTATGTTTCGGCTAACAAAAATGGTTCTAAAATTAACTCCTTATGGAGTGTTTGGACTAATAGCTAATGTTTCCGCTAAATATGGTTTAGATACACTTCTACCTTTAGGTTCTTTTATAGTGACAGTGTATATTGCTTGTCTTGTACATCTCTTATTTACGTATGGTGGTCTTGTTTTTTTAATAGGTAAGATAAATCCTTTTATTTTCTTTAAAAGAGTGTACCCGGCGATGGTAGTTGCATTTACTTCTAGAAGTAGCTATGGAACATTACCTGTAACACTTGAAGTAATAATCCAAAGATTAAAAGTACCTGAAAAAATTGCACATTTTGTTGCTCCGTTAGGGGCTACAATCAACATGGATGGTTGTGGAGGATTATATCCAGCAATTGTTGCAGTTTTTGTTAGTTCAATTTATGGAATTGATCTATCTATTACCCAATATATATTAATTATTGCAATATCAACAATTGCTACTATAGGAACGGCCGGAGTTCCGGGAACAGCATCTGTTATGACTACAGTTGTGTTATCTAGTGTGGGTTTACCAGTAGAAGGTTTAGCCTTAGTTATAGGAGTAGATGCCATAGTGGATATGGCGAGAACAACTGTAAATGTAACAGGGGATACTGTTGTATCCTTGCTCGTTGCAAAATCTGAAAAAGAGTTGGATGAAGAGACATTCTACAACGCGAAAGATTTAGATTTAATAAAAGATATATAA
- a CDS encoding sigma-70 family RNA polymerase sigma factor, protein METIASKFDFDILMSLHSKSLFQYLYGLTNDYHLAEDLLQETFYKVYLHLSSMNEVVQIKSWLYRIAYNTFIDHYRKTKKIKAVQVDDFYTSLKLDPSLETENAVLQKYQADLIYKHLATMKELQQKAITLVDIKGFSYKEAADMLNVKIPYLKSLVFRGRRELEKRLRNEVKG, encoded by the coding sequence GTGGAAACGATTGCTAGTAAGTTTGATTTCGATATACTTATGAGCCTACATTCTAAATCCCTTTTTCAGTATCTATACGGATTAACCAATGATTATCATTTAGCGGAGGATCTCCTGCAGGAAACATTTTATAAGGTTTATTTACATTTAAGCAGCATGAACGAGGTAGTACAAATAAAATCATGGCTTTACCGGATAGCCTATAACACCTTCATCGACCACTACAGAAAAACAAAAAAGATAAAGGCTGTACAGGTTGATGATTTTTATACGTCGTTGAAGCTAGATCCATCACTGGAGACGGAGAATGCGGTTTTGCAGAAATATCAAGCGGATTTAATTTATAAACATTTGGCCACAATGAAAGAACTGCAGCAAAAGGCCATTACGTTAGTCGATATAAAAGGATTTAGCTACAAAGAAGCGGCGGATATGTTAAACGTGAAAATTCCTTATTTAAAAAGCCTTGTGTTCCGGGGAAGGCGGGAATTAGAAAAACGATTACGCAATGAGGTGAAGGGATGA
- a CDS encoding anti-sigma factor, which translates to MRKDELKQLLQKYQNGTLSKEEELKIEELLESFDVYNEFLNETLHDEGMKEADLAKMVKKAQQKFFFRNTLLVLSFILVIVPLLTMFTVIYYGWGRDHSKGNEFIRTIRTASEMMVPNVYVDYDTVDDEIKPFTMNVTTDKYKMFGDKRSYLGKDTYKLFLNDIFSKESNYRAIGYSINQIGINFIHPKAKYYLQDERTKIQSLPGDWPLEIYISLDQSYSLKEINEKFKGYNITWLALETGVEEQMKDDLDFIQTPAIGFPYKKVHVDSVFNRSFTDYEEVVKGLELLNKYEKWATELTEYKDLKMAERLKWVKKHKELKIYGIAITGTVKDISSLEKMKEVKVIRLGQINLP; encoded by the coding sequence ATGAGAAAAGACGAGTTAAAACAATTATTGCAGAAATATCAAAATGGCACACTAAGCAAAGAGGAAGAACTGAAAATAGAGGAGCTTCTAGAAAGTTTTGATGTATACAATGAATTTCTCAATGAAACCCTTCATGATGAAGGGATGAAGGAAGCCGATCTCGCAAAAATGGTGAAAAAGGCCCAACAAAAATTCTTTTTTAGAAATACGCTGCTCGTTTTATCTTTTATACTCGTTATTGTTCCGCTATTGACGATGTTTACTGTTATTTATTACGGTTGGGGGCGAGACCACAGCAAAGGAAACGAATTTATACGAACGATTAGGACTGCGAGTGAAATGATGGTCCCAAATGTGTACGTGGATTACGATACCGTTGACGACGAAATTAAGCCGTTTACCATGAATGTAACAACCGACAAATATAAGATGTTTGGTGATAAAAGAAGTTATTTAGGCAAGGATACTTACAAACTGTTCTTAAATGATATTTTTTCTAAAGAATCAAATTATCGAGCTATCGGATATTCCATTAATCAAATTGGAATCAACTTTATTCATCCGAAAGCAAAATACTATTTACAAGACGAAAGAACAAAAATTCAGTCTCTTCCGGGTGATTGGCCGCTTGAAATCTATATTTCCTTGGATCAGTCCTACTCCTTAAAAGAAATAAACGAAAAATTTAAAGGATATAACATTACATGGCTTGCGTTAGAAACAGGTGTAGAGGAACAGATGAAGGATGATTTAGATTTTATCCAAACACCGGCAATTGGTTTTCCATACAAAAAAGTGCATGTAGATTCTGTATTCAATCGTTCGTTTACTGATTACGAAGAAGTAGTCAAAGGGCTGGAGCTATTGAACAAATACGAAAAATGGGCAACGGAACTAACAGAATATAAAGATTTAAAAATGGCCGAGCGACTAAAATGGGTGAAAAAACATAAAGAATTGAAGATCTATGGAATTGCCATTACAGGAACCGTTAAAGATATTTCGTCCCTAGAAAAGATGAAGGAAGTCAAAGTTATTCGATTGGGACAGATAAATTTACCATAG
- a CDS encoding immunity 70 family protein, whose translation MAVGLKVKYYWYPIGHGDFLHSFFSTVSYHLEPNGWGTKYPLLLDKLYNGKLEYKYIKDVIKEIDEIQESLKNYSPSQVVWDIEDLSKTPPWGDNISDEITDLSNYFVTSDGEDLITILKKALNKALKIKSDIEIESI comes from the coding sequence TTGGCTGTAGGTTTGAAAGTAAAATATTACTGGTATCCAATTGGTCATGGTGATTTTTTACATTCGTTTTTTTCAACAGTAAGCTATCATTTAGAGCCAAATGGTTGGGGAACAAAGTATCCTCTTTTATTAGACAAACTATATAATGGTAAACTTGAGTATAAATATATTAAAGATGTTATTAAAGAAATAGATGAAATTCAAGAAAGTTTGAAAAATTACAGTCCATCACAAGTCGTTTGGGATATCGAAGACCTTTCAAAAACACCTCCATGGGGAGATAATATAAGTGATGAAATTACAGACTTATCTAACTATTTTGTTACAAGTGATGGGGAAGATTTAATAACTATTTTAAAAAAAGCATTAAATAAAGCTTTAAAAATAAAGTCAGACATTGAAATAGAAAGTATTTAA
- a CDS encoding IS4 family transposase, with protein MHKHTTLPNLMQKIVSDEDLQSITEAVGYHDTSRTFTVRTLVDFFLLAALHEWKSFRHGADVAKMYGLPTFHYSTVSKKAKEVPYEVMKRLFALVVSKCNRQTRRSLRFPKALRIVDSTTVTVGKNRLTWAPYHGERSGVKMHVAYSPEQQMPSDIVETVGLRHDGPVGERLTDVQTVLVEDRAYFKIERLDRFVEQKQPFVIRMKDNVEIHQKKSLKRLSSSSSSIVADFTCQLGTKQCRSKKRHRVVIFQDANGHEIRVVTNVLEASAEKIAEMYQERWTVEVFFRWIKQYLNVPTLFGTNEHAVYNQLFAAFIAYVLLRWLYHRTEKRTTSSLTFLSFVRRFFSGQLPLEWKSEMAAVLFEYARIYGRSMPNFG; from the coding sequence ATGCACAAGCATACCACACTCCCAAATTTGATGCAAAAAATTGTTTCTGATGAAGATCTCCAGTCGATTACCGAAGCCGTTGGCTACCATGACACTTCGCGGACGTTTACGGTGCGCACGTTGGTTGATTTTTTTCTGCTGGCGGCACTTCACGAATGGAAAAGTTTCCGTCATGGTGCCGATGTGGCGAAAATGTACGGATTGCCGACGTTTCATTACTCGACGGTTTCTAAGAAAGCGAAAGAAGTTCCGTACGAGGTGATGAAGCGCTTATTTGCTTTGGTTGTTTCTAAGTGCAATCGCCAAACCCGCCGTTCGCTTCGCTTTCCAAAAGCATTGCGTATAGTAGACTCCACGACCGTCACCGTGGGGAAAAACCGCCTGACATGGGCACCCTATCATGGGGAACGATCCGGAGTGAAAATGCACGTCGCGTATTCCCCTGAGCAACAAATGCCGAGCGACATCGTAGAAACCGTAGGGTTGCGCCACGATGGACCGGTGGGAGAGCGGCTCACAGACGTACAAACGGTTCTTGTCGAAGATCGAGCGTACTTTAAAATTGAACGCCTCGATCGGTTTGTCGAACAGAAGCAACCGTTTGTGATTCGGATGAAAGACAATGTCGAGATCCATCAAAAAAAGAGCCTAAAGCGCCTTTCTTCCTCCTCTTCTTCTATTGTGGCGGATTTTACTTGCCAGTTAGGAACGAAACAATGTCGTTCCAAAAAGCGCCATCGCGTCGTGATCTTTCAGGATGCGAACGGGCATGAAATCCGTGTGGTCACGAACGTCTTAGAGGCATCGGCGGAAAAGATTGCCGAGATGTATCAAGAACGTTGGACAGTGGAAGTGTTTTTCCGATGGATCAAGCAATATCTAAACGTTCCGACCTTATTTGGCACCAACGAGCATGCGGTATACAACCAACTTTTTGCGGCATTTATCGCTTATGTGTTACTGAGATGGCTATATCATCGAACGGAAAAACGGACAACCTCGTCCCTTACCTTTCTTTCGTTTGTCCGTCGTTTTTTCTCTGGGCAACTTCCTCTCGAATGGAAATCCGAGATGGCAGCTGTCTTATTTGAGTATGCCCGAATATATGGGAGGAGTATGCCTAATTTTGGATAA
- a CDS encoding PspA/IM30 family protein, with the protein MGILKRVKHVVLADLHDMIDKCEDPIRMTKQYIRELEEQLEQAQQALAQQFVLEQKYERLIADAKEMIEKRARQAKLAVEKNEEPIAKMALQEKIAYEKKLELYTQQYNTLKEKTTVLTEKVKQLYETYEQLKLKQMQLMTRFYVAETMKQMDEAITSFRYDHVIKGFARMEEKVMLLEAEAKARSAIQTLPPQSFDIEVEQQLKQLKGE; encoded by the coding sequence ATGGGCATTTTGAAACGTGTCAAACATGTCGTCCTTGCTGACTTGCATGATATGATCGACAAATGCGAAGATCCAATTCGCATGACGAAACAGTACATTCGTGAACTAGAAGAACAGCTTGAACAAGCACAACAAGCATTGGCACAACAGTTTGTGCTAGAACAAAAATATGAGCGTCTCATCGCAGATGCAAAAGAAATGATCGAAAAACGGGCTCGCCAAGCAAAATTAGCTGTAGAAAAAAATGAAGAGCCGATCGCAAAGATGGCCCTTCAAGAAAAAATCGCCTATGAAAAAAAATTAGAGCTATATACGCAACAATACAACACATTAAAAGAAAAAACAACCGTTTTAACGGAAAAAGTGAAACAATTGTACGAAACGTACGAGCAATTAAAATTGAAACAAATGCAATTAATGACGCGCTTTTATGTCGCTGAAACGATGAAACAAATGGATGAGGCGATCACATCTTTCCGTTATGACCATGTCATAAAAGGCTTTGCACGCATGGAAGAAAAAGTGATGTTGCTTGAAGCAGAAGCAAAAGCTCGCTCAGCCATTCAAACGTTGCCCCCTCAATCATTTGATATAGAAGTCGAACAACAACTGAAACAATTAAAAGGTGAGTAA
- a CDS encoding IS701 family transposase: MNRLAHHQGIHKFLTMLGLALYFSKPVMKHLVHIVDAMITKGFSGTLTDLHHGSFHPNHRTTLSHFFTKSPWEEETLLRKLQQWVLHRVERSSKRENQPIFVSIDDTICQKTKPSSRATHAIQGCDWHYSHAEKKSIWGHSLVWLMVHTMTQAFPFAFRLYDKTVGKSKGELAIEMLSSLDVSRPVYVLMDSWYPSKTLVGACLKKGFHVIAMLKTNRILYPKGTAIQAKEFAKSMEPRDTRLVTVGKERYRVYRYEGALNGLKDAVVLLAWKADQPMTPKHLHCVLSTDRELSDEEILRYYAARWSIECFFRQAKDQLKLDGYRVRGRRAVKRYWILVQLAYVYSMFESNSDFSDGLDLLRKRKGHSLVEFIYRAAKQNIPIDTVKKQLHVA; this comes from the coding sequence ATGAATAGATTAGCACATCACCAAGGAATCCACAAGTTTTTGACGATGTTGGGGTTGGCCCTTTATTTCTCGAAACCTGTCATGAAGCATCTCGTTCATATCGTGGATGCGATGATTACAAAGGGCTTTTCGGGAACGCTGACCGATCTACATCATGGGAGTTTTCATCCGAACCATCGCACGACACTGAGCCATTTTTTCACGAAAAGCCCATGGGAGGAAGAGACGCTGCTTCGCAAACTCCAACAGTGGGTGCTTCATCGTGTCGAACGCAGCTCGAAACGAGAGAATCAACCCATTTTTGTTTCGATCGATGATACGATTTGCCAAAAAACGAAGCCCTCGTCACGGGCAACACACGCCATTCAAGGGTGTGATTGGCACTATTCTCACGCAGAGAAAAAGTCGATCTGGGGACATTCTCTCGTTTGGCTCATGGTTCATACGATGACCCAAGCGTTTCCTTTTGCCTTTCGCCTCTACGACAAGACGGTGGGGAAAAGCAAAGGGGAACTCGCGATCGAGATGCTTTCTTCGTTGGATGTGAGTCGACCCGTTTATGTGCTCATGGACTCTTGGTATCCATCGAAAACCCTCGTGGGAGCCTGCTTAAAAAAAGGGTTCCACGTCATCGCGATGCTGAAGACGAATCGGATTCTCTATCCAAAAGGGACGGCCATTCAAGCAAAAGAATTTGCCAAATCTATGGAGCCACGGGATACCCGCCTCGTCACGGTGGGAAAAGAGCGTTATCGGGTGTATCGCTACGAAGGCGCTCTGAACGGTCTCAAGGATGCCGTGGTGCTGCTCGCATGGAAAGCCGATCAGCCGATGACGCCGAAACATCTTCATTGCGTCTTGAGCACCGATCGCGAGCTAAGCGATGAAGAGATCTTGCGCTACTATGCTGCACGTTGGTCGATCGAATGTTTTTTCCGTCAAGCGAAAGACCAGCTGAAACTCGATGGATACCGCGTTCGCGGGCGTCGGGCGGTGAAACGGTATTGGATCTTGGTGCAACTTGCGTATGTGTACAGCATGTTCGAGTCTAACAGTGATTTTTCGGATGGGCTCGATCTCCTGCGCAAGAGAAAAGGACATAGCCTCGTGGAGTTCATTTATCGTGCAGCAAAACAAAATATTCCCATTGATACCGTGAAAAAACAGCTCCACGTGGCATAA
- a CDS encoding sensor histidine kinase, which produces MKNSIRSLFHHSDMFRRTQWRLTATYSGILIAFLAIFIAVVSFLIHTVITNDQERRIRTLAEQEGQTIENMLKEQSFIGWSSDQNVIFLSEDQLFFYVIDTRGRLMMGDEVNKGLRPLLLSTLQPWTPEKNELRYVEVTIPHHRYELKRFRADELKILTAARPVIVDRQLIGILYVGMDATSMFRLLKWSTFILLSLGVLFIAVAIAFSYFMSKRALIPIQDAYNRQRQFVADASHELRTPLSVIFSSVEALKMDTSLTSDEFSRKTIERLGDETKRMTKLINNLLTLARTDDAKLQIERKPFELRACAERTLQSLQELANKKNITLQFHASEQIEFVGDEDKCTQLLYILLDNAIKYTPEGGTVSLSLAQHVIKQRKVVTISVADTGIGIAPEHLPRIFDRFYRADKARTRQIGGHGLGLSIAKWIVEAHEGNIHVESEVGKGTTFTITFPNDKRA; this is translated from the coding sequence TTGAAAAATAGTATACGATCTTTGTTTCATCATTCCGATATGTTTCGCCGCACACAATGGCGATTAACTGCCACATATAGCGGTATTCTTATCGCTTTTTTAGCCATTTTTATCGCGGTTGTTTCTTTTCTTATTCATACCGTTATTACAAATGACCAAGAGCGACGCATTCGAACGCTCGCCGAACAAGAAGGCCAAACGATTGAAAACATGCTAAAAGAGCAATCGTTTATCGGGTGGTCTAGCGATCAAAACGTCATATTTTTAAGTGAAGATCAACTATTTTTTTACGTCATTGATACACGTGGACGATTGATGATGGGAGATGAAGTGAATAAAGGATTGCGACCGCTGCTCCTTTCGACGCTTCAACCGTGGACGCCAGAAAAAAACGAATTGAGATATGTCGAAGTCACGATCCCCCATCATCGCTATGAGTTAAAACGATTTCGTGCGGATGAATTAAAAATATTAACGGCTGCCCGACCAGTAATTGTTGACCGACAACTTATCGGCATTTTATACGTTGGGATGGATGCGACAAGCATGTTTCGCTTGCTCAAATGGTCGACATTTATTTTGCTTAGTCTAGGCGTCTTATTTATCGCTGTCGCTATTGCCTTTAGCTATTTCATGTCCAAACGAGCGCTCATCCCCATTCAAGATGCTTACAATCGGCAACGTCAATTTGTGGCAGATGCTTCCCATGAGTTGCGCACGCCGCTTAGCGTCATTTTTTCCTCTGTTGAAGCGTTAAAAATGGATACGTCATTAACATCCGATGAATTTAGCCGAAAAACGATCGAACGTCTAGGGGATGAAACGAAACGAATGACAAAGCTCATTAATAACCTTCTCACCCTTGCGCGTACAGACGATGCAAAGCTACAAATTGAAAGAAAACCGTTTGAACTACGTGCATGTGCAGAACGTACGTTACAGTCGTTACAAGAGCTTGCAAATAAAAAGAACATTACGCTTCAGTTTCATGCGTCTGAACAAATTGAATTTGTTGGAGACGAGGACAAATGTACACAACTGTTGTACATTTTGCTTGATAATGCCATCAAATATACACCTGAAGGCGGAACAGTTTCCTTATCGTTAGCTCAACACGTAATAAAACAACGAAAAGTAGTAACCATCTCTGTGGCTGATACAGGTATTGGAATTGCTCCTGAGCATCTTCCCCGCATTTTTGACCGATTTTATCGTGCAGACAAAGCGCGGACACGACAAATTGGCGGACACGGACTTGGGCTTTCCATCGCAAAATGGATTGTCGAAGCACATGAAGGAAACATTCACGTAGAGAGCGAAGTTGGCAAAGGAACGACATTCACGATCACTTTTCCAAATGATAAACGTGCATAA
- a CDS encoding response regulator transcription factor has translation MKVLLAEDDIYLGELIVHLLKKKGVEHIDWVQEGEDAYDYALASFYDVIILDWMLPNSDGVSVCQRLRKHGYHGAILMLTAKDAVQDRVEGLEAGADDYLVKPFEIDELMARLKALSRRTFAPIQEEIVRWGAFEVNRTSHTLLKDGEQIILTPREFQLLDLLLQNRGRVLTRDIILDRIWGYDADVSMKTIDATVKLLRKKIGDEQQQLIKTVRGVGYTIEK, from the coding sequence ATGAAAGTGTTGCTTGCTGAAGACGATATATATTTAGGTGAACTCATTGTCCATTTATTGAAGAAAAAAGGAGTCGAACATATTGACTGGGTGCAAGAAGGAGAGGACGCTTACGATTATGCCCTCGCTTCGTTTTATGATGTGATCATTTTAGATTGGATGTTGCCAAATAGCGATGGGGTGAGCGTATGTCAACGTTTAAGAAAACATGGTTATCACGGAGCGATTTTAATGTTAACCGCAAAAGATGCGGTTCAAGATCGCGTTGAAGGACTGGAAGCCGGAGCGGACGATTATTTAGTGAAACCGTTTGAAATCGACGAGCTTATGGCGCGGCTGAAAGCATTGTCTCGGCGCACGTTCGCACCGATTCAAGAAGAAATTGTTCGCTGGGGAGCGTTTGAGGTCAATCGTACAAGCCATACACTGTTGAAAGATGGTGAACAAATTATATTAACCCCACGTGAATTTCAACTACTTGATTTATTATTACAAAATAGAGGACGCGTTCTAACACGCGACATTATTCTTGATCGCATTTGGGGATACGATGCGGACGTATCGATGAAAACGATTGACGCAACCGTTAAGCTATTGCGTAAAAAAATTGGCGATGAACAACAACAACTCATTAAAACGGTACGCGGGGTGGGATATACCATTGAAAAATAG
- a CDS encoding diacylglycerol kinase: MKRARIIYNPTSGREIFKKHLPDVLIRLEQAGYETSCHATTGAGDATEAARKAVEREFDLVIAAGGDGTINEVVNGLADAAYRPNLGIIPVGTTNDFARAIGVPRSIEGACDVIVNGEAVPIDIGSVTNEGKTHYFVNIAGGGRLTELTYEVPSKLKTMLGQLAYYLKGIEMLPSLHPVHVKIEYDGKMFEGAVMLFLVSLTNSVGGFEKLAPDSSLNDGMFDLIILKETNLAEFIKIATLALRGEHIHDPHIIYTKANRVKVYTEENMQLNLDGEYGGMLPGEFVNLYRHINVFVPKEKAEQMRTGE, from the coding sequence ATGAAACGAGCACGTATTATTTATAACCCGACGTCGGGAAGAGAAATATTTAAGAAGCATTTACCTGATGTACTCATTCGGTTAGAACAAGCAGGATATGAAACGTCATGTCATGCGACAACAGGGGCAGGGGATGCGACAGAGGCAGCGAGAAAAGCGGTCGAACGCGAATTTGACCTTGTTATTGCTGCTGGTGGAGATGGCACGATTAACGAAGTCGTCAACGGGCTAGCTGATGCAGCGTATCGCCCGAACCTCGGCATTATTCCAGTCGGTACGACGAACGATTTTGCCCGCGCGATCGGTGTGCCACGCTCCATAGAAGGAGCATGTGATGTCATCGTGAACGGGGAAGCCGTGCCAATTGATATTGGATCGGTAACAAACGAAGGAAAGACGCATTATTTCGTTAATATTGCAGGTGGCGGACGTTTGACGGAATTAACGTACGAAGTGCCAAGCAAATTAAAAACGATGCTTGGTCAATTGGCCTACTATTTAAAAGGAATTGAAATGCTTCCTTCCTTGCACCCTGTCCATGTCAAAATCGAGTACGATGGAAAAATGTTTGAAGGGGCTGTCATGCTGTTTCTCGTTTCGCTGACGAACTCGGTCGGTGGTTTTGAAAAACTAGCACCTGATTCATCATTAAATGATGGCATGTTTGATTTAATTATTTTAAAAGAAACGAACTTAGCAGAGTTTATTAAAATTGCGACGCTGGCTCTACGCGGTGAGCATATTCACGATCCGCACATCATTTACACGAAAGCAAATCGAGTCAAAGTATATACGGAAGAAAATATGCAACTCAATTTAGACGGCGAGTATGGCGGAATGCTTCCAGGTGAGTTTGTCAATTTGTATCGTCATATCAACGTATTTGTTCCAAAAGAAAAAGCTGAACAAATGAGAACAGGGGAGTAA
- a CDS encoding sigma-70 family RNA polymerase sigma factor: MKTDRKGESEIQDEALIAKARKGDEHAFRLLIEKYRNYLFKTVYSIIRNEKDAEDVTQEVFVRIYLSLPRYQSQGFKTWMTRIAVNYAIDVKRKMQRQLEEVMESIEAEADERVEVSVMKKEERERIRQRLEEIPLNYRDVIYAYYIDEKSYQQIAKEQNVEVKTVETKLYRARSWLRKHWREEDFQ; encoded by the coding sequence GTGAAGACAGATAGAAAGGGGGAGAGTGAGATTCAGGACGAAGCATTAATCGCGAAAGCAAGGAAAGGAGACGAGCATGCATTTCGCCTGTTAATCGAGAAATACCGCAATTATTTATTTAAAACGGTGTACTCGATTATTCGCAACGAAAAAGATGCCGAGGATGTTACGCAGGAAGTATTTGTGCGGATTTATCTTTCACTCCCCCGATATCAGTCACAAGGCTTTAAAACATGGATGACGCGCATTGCTGTGAACTACGCGATTGATGTCAAGCGGAAAATGCAGCGGCAGCTTGAAGAAGTAATGGAATCCATTGAGGCCGAAGCCGATGAAAGGGTTGAGGTTTCGGTTATGAAAAAAGAGGAGCGAGAGCGAATCCGCCAACGTCTTGAGGAAATTCCGCTTAACTATCGAGATGTTATTTACGCCTATTACATAGATGAAAAATCGTATCAACAAATTGCGAAAGAACAAAATGTCGAAGTGAAAACGGTCGAGACAAAGCTTTACAGAGCACGCAGCTGGCTAAGAAAGCATTGGAGGGAGGAGGATTTTCAATGA